One genomic region from Ammospiza caudacuta isolate bAmmCau1 chromosome 1, bAmmCau1.pri, whole genome shotgun sequence encodes:
- the SERPINB1 gene encoding leukocyte elastase inhibitor produces the protein MENLSIANSRFALDLLRRFSEANPTGNVFFSPVSISAALAMVLLGAKGNTEAQVLKTLHLDKVEDVHSGFQAMTAEINRSNAPYLLRLASRLFGEKSYSFLQDFLTNTQKLYGADLATVDFLQACDKARKEINQWVEEKTEGKIPDLLAEGSVDSMTKLVLVNAIYFKANWAEKFQEADTTDAPFRLNKNERRTVKMMYQKNKFNFGYIPEEKIRVLELPYDGRELSMIILLPDDTEEDSTGLQKMEKQLTLEKLQEWTRPEHLYSADVHVHLPKFKLEESYDLKSDLAAMGLLDVFDSGKADLSGMSGARDLFLSAVVHKAFVEVNEEGTEAAAATAGIAMLCMAIEEDFNADHPFLFFIRHNPTQSILFLGRYASP, from the exons ATGGAGAACCTGTCCATTGCCAACAGCAGATTTGCACTTGACCTGCTCAGAAGATTTAGTGAGGCCAACCCAACAGGAAATGTCTTCTTTTCTCCTGTCAgtatctctgctgctctggccaTGGTCCTTTTGGGGGCCAAAGGTAATACAGAAGCCCAGGTGTTGAAG ACGCTTCACCTTGACAAAGTTGAAGATGTTCATTCAGGATTCCAGGCTATGACAGCGGAGATAAACAGAAGCAATGCTCCCTATCTCTTACGGCTGGCCAGTCGGCTCTTTGGAGAGAAGTCCTACAGCTTTCTGCAG GATTTCCTGACTAATACACAGAAATTATATGGAGCTGACTTGGCTACAGTTGATTTTCTTCAGGCTTGTGATAAAGCcaggaaagaaattaatcaGTGGGTTGAGGAGAAAACGGAAG gCAAAATCCCTGATCTGCTGGCTGAAGGCTCAGTTGATAGCATGACCAAGCTGGTACTGGTGAATGCTATTTATTTCAAAGCAAACTGGGCAGAGAAATTTCAAGAAGCTGACACCACTGATGCACCATTTCGATTAAATAAG AATGAAAGAAGGACAGTAAAAATGAtgtatcagaaaaataaatttaattttggatACATCCCTGAAGAGAAGATCCGTGTTTTAGAGCTGCCTTATGATGGAAGAGAACTTAGTATGATCATCCTGTTACCTGATGACACTGAAGAGGACTCCACTGGGCTGCAGAAG ATGGAAAAGCAGCTTACCTTAGAGAAGCTCCAGGAATGGACGCGTCCAGAGCATCTGTATTCCGCTGACGTTCACGTGCATTTGCCAAAGTTTAAGCTGGAGGAAAGCTATGACCTTAAATCAGATTTAGCTGCTATGGGCCTGCTGGATGTATTTGACAGTGGCAAGGCTGACCTGTCGGGAATGTCAGGGGCACGTGACCTCTTCCTCTCTGCAGTTGTCCACAAGGCTTTTGTGGAAGTGAATGAGGAAGGCAcggaagctgcagctgccactgctggcATTGCTATGCTCTGCATGGCCATAGAAGAGGATTTCAACGCTGAccatcctttccttttctttattcGCCACAACCCAACACAGAGCATACTTTTCTTGGGCAGATATGCTTCCCCATAA